The following are encoded in a window of Brevibacillus sp. DP1.3A genomic DNA:
- a CDS encoding MFS transporter, giving the protein MNRQQKFLTFALFLLTFVLGTSEFVIISLLSDVATELGISISTVGSLVSAFAISFAIGTPILTAIFSRFAKYPLMLTLIGIFIIGNILTALSETYVLLLVSRILTAVVTGVLIALAMAVASETMPAEKRGAAISIIFAGFTIASVVGVPLGTFIGQWGGWQMAFWFAALLGVLSLLASAATIPKGLKGSNSSLQKQIGLLTNKRIIIAFFIPALSIAATYTVYTYLTPLLQEVLFVPNEYISLVFLLYGVISIFSTLIGGKLAAHNGIGKLRYVYLMQAVILASLYVSSHSHLGGFISLSLMALVVYIMNSTMQLYFIDLADKHFPAARDLASSLTPVSVNVGIALGSALGGFITTNRELIDVSWVGAIVAIVASLLTFISYSLDRKAMSFPTHTLEDCQTRKSYK; this is encoded by the coding sequence TTGAACAGACAGCAAAAGTTCCTAACTTTCGCCTTATTTTTATTGACCTTCGTTCTGGGTACGAGTGAATTTGTGATCATCTCGCTGCTCAGTGATGTGGCAACTGAGTTGGGCATATCGATTTCAACAGTAGGATCGCTCGTATCAGCCTTTGCCATTTCGTTTGCCATCGGTACACCAATCTTAACGGCGATATTCAGCCGATTTGCCAAGTATCCACTCATGCTTACATTGATAGGCATCTTTATTATAGGGAATATTCTTACTGCCCTATCCGAGACGTATGTGTTGCTTCTTGTTTCCAGAATCTTGACTGCCGTTGTTACCGGGGTTTTGATTGCACTTGCCATGGCGGTTGCCAGTGAAACGATGCCTGCTGAGAAGAGAGGGGCTGCTATTTCTATCATTTTTGCGGGCTTCACGATTGCCAGCGTTGTCGGGGTGCCACTTGGTACTTTTATTGGGCAATGGGGCGGTTGGCAAATGGCCTTTTGGTTTGCGGCTCTACTAGGCGTCCTATCTCTCCTAGCAAGTGCAGCGACCATCCCAAAAGGATTGAAGGGGTCGAACAGCTCCTTGCAAAAACAAATCGGGTTACTGACCAATAAACGTATCATCATCGCGTTCTTTATCCCGGCATTAAGTATCGCGGCAACCTACACGGTATACACGTATTTAACTCCTTTGCTGCAAGAAGTGCTCTTCGTACCGAACGAATATATTAGTCTCGTATTTTTATTGTACGGGGTCATTTCGATCTTTAGCACGTTGATTGGTGGAAAACTAGCAGCTCACAACGGGATAGGAAAGCTCCGGTATGTGTATCTGATGCAAGCTGTTATTCTCGCATCTCTTTATGTTTCGTCCCATTCCCATCTCGGTGGATTCATCAGCTTATCATTGATGGCCTTGGTCGTTTATATCATGAATTCCACGATGCAATTGTATTTTATTGATTTGGCCGATAAACATTTCCCGGCTGCCAGAGATTTGGCGTCCTCATTAACTCCCGTGTCAGTCAATGTCGGGATCGCCCTCGGATCAGCATTGGGTGGATTTATCACGACAAACCGAGAACTCATTGATGTTTCCTGGGTCGGTGCGATTGTCGCGATCGTTGCATCGTTGTTGACTTTTATCAGCTACAGTTTAGATCGCAAGGCGATGTCCTTCCCCACTCATACGTTGGAGGACTGTCAAACACGAAAATCATACAAATAA
- a CDS encoding AI-2E family transporter: MMEKVHWRDIKKYIMIATYTVLLFAVVWNFPSVKSFIYEIFDLLDPVIYGIAIAYILNILMRFYEERLFSPFNRGNNRIWLKVRRPFSILLTLATVLVFFTFLMWFIVPQLLTSVSMLAASIPNDMQSLKAFVDGFAERFNLSGDLWNTLMEKWNEIVNKLGHFFLTSIPVLLTYTKMFTVSFIDVIMGLMLSVYLLLYKEKLTLIAKKLVYAYSSKAKADRAVEIGQITNRAFSGFISGQLTEALILGGLCFVGMWAFNMPYALLVSVIIGVTSIIPIFGAYIGTIPSAFIILMIDPVKAIWFIVFILVLQQIEGNFIYPRVVGNSIGLDGLWVIVALLVGGALFGLMGMLLGIPAFAVVYTLVRSTTNKRLKDKNIILKE; encoded by the coding sequence ATGATGGAGAAAGTACACTGGCGAGATATAAAGAAATACATAATGATCGCGACTTACACCGTATTGCTGTTTGCTGTGGTCTGGAATTTTCCTTCTGTAAAGTCATTTATCTATGAAATATTTGACTTATTAGATCCTGTGATTTATGGGATTGCCATTGCTTACATCTTGAACATTTTAATGAGATTTTATGAAGAAAGACTCTTCTCACCCTTTAACCGCGGTAACAATCGAATTTGGTTAAAAGTAAGGCGTCCTTTTTCAATCCTGTTAACTCTGGCGACTGTCCTGGTCTTTTTTACATTTCTCATGTGGTTTATTGTCCCACAGCTTCTCACGAGTGTTTCCATGCTCGCGGCAAGTATTCCGAATGACATGCAATCATTAAAGGCTTTCGTCGATGGTTTTGCAGAGAGGTTTAACTTGTCCGGTGATTTATGGAATACACTTATGGAGAAGTGGAATGAAATTGTAAATAAGTTAGGCCATTTTTTCCTGACTTCCATCCCTGTATTACTGACGTACACGAAAATGTTTACCGTTAGCTTTATCGATGTCATCATGGGGCTGATGTTGTCCGTCTATTTGCTTCTCTATAAGGAAAAGTTGACGCTCATTGCGAAAAAACTCGTTTATGCCTATTCGTCAAAAGCAAAGGCGGATCGGGCTGTAGAAATTGGACAAATCACCAATCGCGCATTTAGTGGCTTTATCTCAGGCCAGCTAACAGAGGCTCTCATTCTTGGCGGGCTTTGTTTTGTAGGTATGTGGGCGTTTAACATGCCGTATGCACTGCTTGTGAGTGTGATCATTGGCGTAACGAGCATCATTCCGATTTTTGGTGCTTATATCGGGACGATTCCGAGTGCCTTTATTATTTTAATGATCGATCCCGTGAAGGCTATTTGGTTCATTGTCTTTATTCTTGTCTTGCAGCAAATTGAAGGTAATTTTATCTATCCAAGAGTGGTAGGTAATTCAATTGGATTGGATGGCTTATGGGTGATAGTAGCCTTATTGGTTGGGGGAGCATTGTTCGGTTTGATGGGAATGCTGCTTGGAATCCCTGCTTTTGCCGTCGTATATACCCTCGTCAGAAGCACGACGAACAAGCGACTGAAGGACAAGAATATTATCCTGAAAGAATAG
- the tyrS gene encoding tyrosine--tRNA ligase: protein MNIIDELEWREAINQQTDAEGLRELTNEKAVSLYCGVDPTGDSMHIGHLIPFMVLKRFQLAGHRPVILIGGATGTIGDPSGRQSERSLQTLEQIQENVDALTAQMKKLFVTEGDNQIRLVNNYDWTHKINVIEFLRDYGKNFSINTMLAKDVVSSRLESGISFTEFSYQILQSLDYLHLYKHEDVQLQIGGSDQWGNITSGLDLIRKKEGPEAKAFGLTIPLMLKADGTKFGKTAGGAIWLDPNKTTPFEFYQFWANTDDRDVVKYLKYFTFLSKEQIEELAEKVQSEPHKREAQKALAEEMTRFVHGEELLEQAKRITAALFTGDIKSLSADEIEQGFKEMPTFESTLETKNIVDWLVEIGIEPSKRQAREDITKGAISMNGERVTDLELEVTPSLAIGGRFIIIRKGKKNYSLVKLSQ from the coding sequence GTGAATATTATCGACGAACTCGAATGGCGCGAAGCCATCAATCAGCAAACAGATGCAGAAGGACTGCGAGAATTAACGAATGAAAAAGCAGTCTCGTTATATTGTGGTGTCGATCCAACAGGTGACAGCATGCATATCGGTCACTTGATTCCTTTCATGGTACTGAAACGCTTCCAGCTCGCTGGTCATCGTCCGGTCATTTTGATCGGTGGTGCAACAGGTACGATTGGCGATCCGAGCGGCCGTCAATCCGAGCGCTCTTTGCAAACACTGGAACAAATTCAGGAGAACGTAGATGCGCTCACAGCACAAATGAAGAAGCTGTTCGTAACAGAAGGCGACAACCAAATCCGTTTGGTGAACAACTACGACTGGACGCACAAAATCAATGTCATTGAATTTTTGCGGGATTACGGGAAAAACTTCAGCATTAATACGATGCTTGCCAAGGATGTTGTATCGAGCAGACTGGAAAGCGGCATTTCGTTTACGGAGTTTTCCTATCAAATTCTGCAATCGCTGGATTACCTACATCTGTACAAACATGAAGATGTTCAGCTGCAAATCGGCGGTTCCGACCAATGGGGCAACATTACTAGCGGCCTCGATCTGATCCGCAAAAAAGAAGGACCAGAAGCAAAAGCATTCGGACTCACTATTCCTCTCATGCTGAAGGCAGATGGTACGAAATTCGGGAAGACAGCAGGAGGAGCCATCTGGCTCGATCCAAACAAAACAACACCATTCGAATTCTACCAATTCTGGGCGAATACCGATGACCGCGATGTTGTGAAATACTTGAAATACTTTACATTCCTCTCGAAAGAGCAGATTGAAGAGCTGGCTGAAAAAGTACAGTCTGAGCCACATAAACGCGAGGCGCAAAAAGCGCTGGCTGAGGAAATGACGAGATTTGTGCACGGCGAGGAATTGCTGGAGCAGGCGAAGCGCATTACAGCTGCTTTGTTTACTGGTGATATTAAATCGCTATCGGCAGATGAGATCGAGCAAGGCTTCAAAGAAATGCCGACGTTCGAATCTACCCTCGAAACGAAGAACATTGTCGACTGGCTCGTTGAGATCGGCATTGAGCCATCCAAGCGTCAAGCACGTGAGGATATTACAAAAGGCGCTATCTCCATGAATGGCGAGCGCGTTACCGATCTGGAACTGGAAGTTACGCCAAGTCTCGCTATCGGCGGCCGCTTCATCATTATCCGCAAAGGCAAGAAAAACTACAGCTTGGTAAAATTGTCTCAATAG
- a CDS encoding MerR family transcriptional regulator, whose product MFKISEFAKISQVSVKTLRYYDQVHLLKPAHTDKFSGYRYYSADQMFQLNRIMAYKELGFSLDQIRQMMSEQIPLEQIRGMFRIKQSEIQSILDKEQARLNLIKDRLYAIENEEKSLPSHDVILKKVESQLVLSYRQRTPFNKIPELFQMLDDSLGRLGQSSLSRLVLWHGCEECDDSMDVEVARLLSHDLQTEPPFTVKQLPEIPLMATLIHHCRTTCRCTASVELAMWIERNGYRIKENEPRREICVRRENPEDPDSYVAELQIAVEKA is encoded by the coding sequence ATGTTTAAAATCAGTGAATTTGCGAAGATTAGTCAAGTCTCCGTCAAAACACTTCGCTACTATGACCAAGTTCATTTGCTCAAGCCAGCTCATACCGACAAATTTTCAGGCTATCGGTATTATTCGGCTGACCAAATGTTTCAGCTTAATCGGATTATGGCTTATAAAGAATTGGGTTTCTCCTTGGATCAAATTCGTCAGATGATGAGCGAGCAAATCCCACTCGAACAAATCAGGGGGATGTTTCGAATCAAGCAAAGCGAGATTCAATCCATTTTGGATAAGGAGCAAGCAAGACTGAATCTCATCAAAGATCGTCTGTACGCCATCGAAAATGAAGAGAAAAGCCTGCCTTCGCATGATGTTATTCTCAAAAAAGTAGAATCTCAGCTTGTCCTATCCTATCGTCAAAGAACTCCGTTCAATAAAATTCCGGAGCTATTTCAAATGTTGGACGATTCCTTGGGGCGTTTAGGTCAATCTTCTCTTTCCAGATTGGTTCTTTGGCATGGTTGTGAGGAATGCGATGACAGCATGGATGTGGAAGTGGCACGTCTGCTTTCTCACGATTTGCAGACCGAACCCCCTTTCACCGTTAAGCAATTGCCGGAAATTCCGTTGATGGCTACGCTCATCCATCATTGCCGGACGACGTGCCGTTGCACTGCGAGTGTCGAATTGGCGATGTGGATTGAACGAAATGGATATCGGATCAAAGAGAATGAACCGCGTCGTGAAATTTGTGTTCGTCGTGAAAATCCCGAAGACCCGGACTCTTATGTCGCCGAGCTCCAGATTGCCGTAGAAAAAGCGTAA
- a CDS encoding ATP-binding cassette domain-containing protein, translating into MTRNVKTKWGIQMVELHNITITTKKDDRTLIHNLHLTLQLSDKIAIIGEEGNGKSSLLKLIYAEQMIAEYCTFEGNVLRNECSMGYLAQELSDEEKQMTIADFFAENQWSKELVRAMDDLGIHALDSDKKMGVLSGGERFKYRFLSLLAQKPDVLLLDEPTNDLDIQTMEWLEEFIQQTAIPVIYVSHDETFIANTANGILHMELTKRKQVPKYTFSREPYENYLANRESHLSKQETIARKQASDHRKQMEKWHDVWNKAEHQHRNVSRSDPRLQKKIKSLKNQRERMEKASQTFVEAPSVEEASEFRFDSAVHVPGSRQILDFSLDVLQIANKQLSKQIHLSIKGPEKVAIIGENGVGKTTLLKKIMDELIQYSSLKIGYMPQNYEDRLDSTRTPIEYLETTGVKDAITKAYTHLGSMKFTKDEMHQPIINLSGGQKAKLLLVKMILDQCEILILDEPTRNFSPLTTPVLCRALTAFDGVIISISHDRRYLHEVATTVYELTSEGLTKIN; encoded by the coding sequence ATGACGAGAAACGTAAAAACGAAATGGGGAATCCAAATGGTAGAACTGCACAATATCACGATTACCACCAAAAAAGACGACAGGACGCTCATTCACAATTTGCATCTCACCCTGCAACTCAGCGACAAGATTGCTATCATCGGGGAAGAAGGAAATGGCAAAAGCAGCTTATTAAAATTGATATACGCGGAACAAATGATTGCCGAGTACTGCACATTTGAAGGTAACGTGTTGAGAAACGAATGTTCCATGGGTTATCTTGCACAGGAGCTATCGGACGAAGAGAAACAAATGACCATTGCCGACTTTTTTGCCGAAAATCAATGGAGCAAAGAACTGGTGAGAGCGATGGATGACCTCGGCATTCATGCATTGGATTCAGATAAAAAGATGGGTGTTCTGTCCGGTGGTGAGCGTTTCAAATACCGCTTTTTAAGTCTGCTGGCACAGAAGCCGGATGTTCTATTGCTGGATGAACCCACGAATGATTTGGATATTCAAACGATGGAGTGGCTGGAAGAATTTATTCAACAGACGGCTATTCCTGTTATCTATGTATCGCATGACGAAACATTTATTGCGAATACAGCAAACGGTATCCTTCATATGGAACTGACGAAGCGCAAACAAGTACCCAAATATACGTTTTCAAGAGAACCATATGAGAATTACCTCGCGAATCGCGAGAGCCACTTGAGCAAACAAGAAACGATAGCCAGGAAGCAAGCTTCTGATCATAGAAAGCAAATGGAGAAATGGCATGACGTTTGGAATAAGGCAGAACATCAACATCGGAATGTATCCCGGTCAGACCCGCGACTGCAAAAGAAAATCAAGTCTCTGAAAAATCAAAGAGAGCGTATGGAGAAAGCATCGCAAACGTTTGTAGAGGCACCAAGTGTAGAAGAAGCAAGCGAATTCCGGTTTGATTCTGCAGTGCATGTGCCCGGCAGTAGGCAAATCCTCGACTTTTCATTGGATGTACTGCAAATAGCGAACAAACAGCTATCGAAACAGATTCACTTATCGATCAAGGGGCCAGAAAAAGTCGCGATTATTGGGGAAAATGGGGTGGGAAAAACGACGTTGTTGAAAAAGATCATGGATGAGCTAATCCAGTACTCCTCATTAAAGATCGGGTACATGCCCCAAAACTATGAAGACCGGCTGGATTCGACCAGAACACCGATTGAATACTTGGAAACAACGGGTGTTAAAGATGCGATTACAAAAGCGTATACGCATTTAGGTAGTATGAAATTTACAAAAGATGAGATGCATCAACCCATTATAAACTTGTCTGGGGGACAGAAAGCGAAATTGCTCCTGGTAAAAATGATTTTGGATCAGTGCGAAATATTGATACTGGATGAACCGACCCGAAACTTCAGTCCTTTGACGACTCCTGTTCTGTGCCGCGCTTTAACGGCTTTTGACGGTGTGATTATCAGTATTTCGCATGATCGACGGTATTTACATGAAGTCGCAACAACTGTTTATGAACTAACTTCTGAAGGGCTCACGAAAATAAACTAA
- a CDS encoding MarR family winged helix-turn-helix transcriptional regulator — protein MYPFFSKVAFTHRIYNNQLQEELLPFGISVTQWALIRYLKNNGSATFSDVADYWQVEKPAITPIAQKLAAREIISISSGSDKRQKIMYLSEKGEALHETIMEATDPFLEEILEGISPEERDAAAAALEKIIMNLKRRG, from the coding sequence ATGTACCCGTTCTTTTCAAAAGTCGCATTCACACATCGTATATACAATAACCAATTGCAAGAGGAGTTACTTCCATTCGGTATATCCGTCACGCAATGGGCGCTAATTCGTTATCTGAAAAATAACGGTTCTGCTACTTTTAGCGACGTCGCCGATTATTGGCAAGTAGAGAAGCCAGCCATTACACCGATTGCGCAAAAATTAGCTGCGCGTGAAATCATTTCGATTTCATCAGGATCAGACAAACGGCAAAAAATTATGTATTTGTCAGAGAAAGGTGAAGCGCTACATGAGACGATTATGGAAGCGACTGATCCGTTCTTGGAAGAAATATTGGAGGGCATCTCACCAGAAGAAAGAGACGCAGCTGCCGCAGCTCTAGAAAAAATAATCATGAATCTAAAGAGAAGAGGGTAA
- a CDS encoding MFS transporter has translation MEKDRLWTKEFVIVSFINFLLTLMFFLLMVTIASYAKTEFHASTSLAGLVSSIFIIGALIGRLLTGRAISHIGTKKTLWIGLAFFAVTSLLYFFAVHISLLLVNRLLQGIAVGIASTATGTIIAQILPASRKGEGIGYYSLSAILATAIGPFLGIILLRLENGFTWIFTMNVVFSLICLMFYAMAKINVPLPSVSVKEEAKGSLLSKFIEPKALPISFIALLIGFSYSGVLSFLSFYAEEINLSSASSYFFLVYAIVIILSRPFSGKLMDARGANIVTYPSLVIFALGMLLFSQASTSWMLLLSAALIGVGFGNFNSIAQTVAVKVTAPHRFGLATSTYYILYDLGLGIGPYLLGFIVPHTGYRAIFVGMVAFILFSIPLYHWLHGKRDRELIRAT, from the coding sequence GTGGAAAAGGATAGGCTTTGGACGAAAGAGTTCGTTATTGTTTCTTTCATCAATTTTCTTTTGACACTTATGTTTTTCTTACTAATGGTTACGATTGCTTCGTATGCCAAAACAGAATTTCACGCTTCAACCAGTTTAGCCGGATTGGTCTCTAGTATCTTTATCATTGGCGCATTGATTGGCCGACTACTCACGGGTAGAGCCATTAGTCATATTGGTACGAAAAAAACGCTTTGGATTGGGTTAGCATTTTTTGCTGTCACGTCGTTGCTTTACTTTTTTGCTGTCCATATCAGTTTGCTACTGGTAAATCGATTGCTGCAAGGGATTGCTGTTGGTATTGCGAGTACAGCTACAGGAACGATTATTGCTCAAATCTTACCAGCGTCTCGCAAGGGAGAGGGGATTGGCTATTACAGTTTAAGTGCGATTTTAGCCACTGCGATTGGGCCTTTTCTCGGCATAATCTTATTGCGGCTTGAAAATGGTTTCACCTGGATCTTTACGATGAATGTTGTGTTTTCCCTGATTTGTTTGATGTTTTATGCCATGGCAAAAATCAATGTTCCGCTTCCTTCCGTAAGTGTGAAAGAGGAAGCAAAAGGTTCTCTGCTTTCGAAATTCATCGAACCGAAAGCCTTGCCGATTTCATTCATTGCTTTATTAATCGGCTTCAGCTATTCGGGTGTCTTGTCATTTCTATCGTTTTATGCGGAAGAAATTAATCTATCCTCAGCTTCCAGTTATTTCTTCTTGGTGTATGCCATTGTTATTATCCTCTCGCGACCATTCTCAGGAAAGCTAATGGACGCAAGAGGGGCGAACATCGTGACATACCCCAGCTTGGTGATATTTGCGCTTGGGATGCTTCTATTCAGTCAAGCCTCAACTTCCTGGATGCTGCTGCTATCTGCTGCATTAATTGGAGTAGGCTTCGGAAACTTTAACTCCATTGCCCAAACGGTAGCTGTGAAGGTGACAGCTCCGCATCGCTTTGGATTAGCAACCTCTACTTACTACATTTTGTATGATCTAGGATTAGGAATCGGACCCTATCTGCTCGGATTTATCGTACCGCATACAGGATACCGTGCGATTTTCGTCGGGATGGTTGCCTTCATCCTTTTCAGTATCCCGCTTTATCACTGGCTACACGGCAAACGAGATCGGGAATTGATACGTGCTACCTAA
- the tycA gene encoding tyrocidine non-ribosomal peptide synthetase TycA produces the protein MLANQANLIDLEWEKEQVALFNDTKVEYPQDKSIHQLFEEQAEAVPHRVAIVYENERLTYQELNRKANQLARALVEKGITTDSIIGVMMEKSIENVTAILAILKAGGAYVPIDIEYPRDRIQYILQDSQTKIVITQKNVSQLVYDVGYRGPVVVLEEEQLDSRSDSNLHLPSKPTDMAYVIYTSGTTGKPKGTMLEHKGIANLQSFFQNTFDVTPADRIGQFASMSFDASVWEMFMALLTGASLYILSKQTIHDFISFENYLNENELTIITLPPTYLTHLTPDQFTTLRIMITAGSAANFPLVNRWKNKVRYVNAYGPTETSICATIWEAPSNVLVNQTIPIGKPIQNTSTYIVNEELQLQPIGSEGELCIGGVGLARGYWNRPDLTAEKFVDNPFVPGEKMYRTGDLAKWLPNGEIEFLGRIDHQVKIRGHRIELGEIESVLLKHEQIKEAVVIPREDQHAQPYLCAYFISQLEVTPAQIREYAAQKLPAYMLPSYFVKLDKMPLTPNDKIDRKALPEPDVTAETNPAYEPPRNQTESILATVWQEVLGIEKIGIRDNFYSLGGDSIQAIQVAARLHAYQLKLDTRDLLNYPTISQVALYVKSTTRRSEQGIIEGPVTLTPIQQWFFEKNFTNMFHWNQSYVLYREQGFDPEAIRKTLDKILSHHDALRMVYRNENGRIVQQNRGLDSELFHFLQYDLTSHSDAQQAIEEETKRLHGSMNLQEGQLVKAALFHTLQGDHLFLAIHHLVMDGISWRILFEDLATAYSQVLAGKEIVLPEKTDSFKNWAVWLNEYANSDALMREIPYWENLESGARNASLPKDYDTVGSKQKSIRNIQVGLLAEETEQLLKQANSAYQTEINDLLLAALGLAVAEWSRLDQIVINMEGHGREDVIEHANVTRTVGWFTSQYPVLLDLSQMNHLPDHIKCTKENLRKIPNKGIGYEILKYMTEPEKRRSLSFFLQPEVTFNYLGQFDSGLNNELFTRSPYSSGNTLGADGKNNLSPDSEIYTALNITGRIEGGELLITFTYSEEQFREESIHQLSENYRKHLREIITHCSQKKEVERTPSDFSLKGLEMEEMDDIFELLNSTLK, from the coding sequence ATGTTAGCAAATCAGGCCAATCTCATCGACTTGGAGTGGGAAAAAGAACAGGTAGCCTTGTTTAATGATACAAAGGTTGAATATCCACAGGATAAGTCGATTCATCAGTTGTTCGAGGAGCAGGCAGAAGCTGTGCCACACCGAGTTGCTATCGTTTATGAAAATGAGCGCTTAACTTACCAGGAGCTCAACAGGAAGGCCAACCAATTAGCAAGAGCACTGGTCGAAAAAGGGATTACAACAGACAGCATCATCGGTGTGATGATGGAGAAATCCATTGAAAATGTTACAGCTATTCTGGCCATCCTCAAGGCTGGCGGAGCGTATGTTCCTATCGATATCGAATATCCCCGAGATCGGATTCAATATATCCTGCAAGACAGTCAAACCAAAATCGTCATCACCCAGAAAAACGTCAGCCAACTTGTTTATGATGTCGGATACCGTGGTCCTGTAGTCGTACTCGAGGAAGAACAGCTGGATTCTCGCTCGGATTCCAACCTTCACTTGCCAAGTAAACCTACTGACATGGCGTATGTCATCTATACTTCAGGCACAACCGGCAAGCCGAAAGGAACCATGCTGGAGCATAAAGGGATCGCTAATTTGCAATCATTCTTTCAAAATACGTTCGACGTAACACCTGCAGACAGGATTGGACAGTTTGCCAGCATGTCTTTTGACGCATCGGTATGGGAAATGTTCATGGCTTTACTAACCGGTGCCAGCCTCTACATCCTTTCCAAACAGACGATTCATGATTTCATCAGTTTTGAAAATTATTTGAATGAAAATGAATTGACCATCATCACGTTGCCACCCACTTATTTGACCCACCTCACCCCAGATCAGTTTACTACACTTCGCATCATGATTACGGCAGGTTCAGCTGCCAACTTCCCTTTAGTGAATAGATGGAAAAACAAAGTCAGGTACGTGAATGCATACGGACCTACGGAAACAAGCATTTGCGCGACGATTTGGGAGGCACCTTCCAATGTGCTCGTCAACCAAACGATCCCAATCGGGAAACCGATTCAAAATACGTCCACTTATATTGTCAATGAAGAGCTACAATTGCAGCCAATTGGCAGTGAAGGCGAATTATGCATAGGTGGAGTAGGTCTAGCCAGGGGATACTGGAATCGTCCAGATTTGACCGCCGAAAAATTTGTGGATAATCCGTTCGTACCAGGAGAGAAAATGTACAGGACAGGAGACCTGGCCAAATGGCTGCCGAATGGCGAAATCGAGTTTCTCGGCAGAATCGACCATCAAGTGAAAATCAGGGGTCATCGGATCGAGTTGGGAGAAATCGAGTCTGTTTTGTTGAAACATGAACAAATAAAAGAGGCAGTAGTAATCCCTAGAGAAGACCAACATGCTCAACCTTATTTGTGCGCTTATTTTATTTCGCAACTGGAAGTAACTCCTGCGCAGATCAGAGAATATGCCGCTCAAAAGCTTCCTGCGTACATGCTTCCTTCTTATTTCGTGAAGCTGGATAAAATGCCACTCACGCCGAATGACAAAATTGATCGCAAAGCTTTGCCAGAACCTGATGTTACTGCTGAGACAAATCCTGCATACGAACCTCCTAGAAATCAGACAGAATCGATTCTCGCAACCGTGTGGCAAGAAGTATTGGGAATTGAGAAAATTGGGATTCGCGACAATTTTTACTCGCTCGGTGGGGATTCCATTCAAGCGATCCAGGTCGCTGCTCGTTTGCATGCCTATCAACTAAAGCTAGACACGAGAGATTTACTGAATTACCCGACAATTTCACAAGTTGCTCTCTATGTCAAAAGTACGACGAGGAGAAGCGAGCAGGGAATCATCGAAGGCCCTGTTACCTTAACACCAATTCAACAATGGTTCTTTGAAAAGAACTTTACGAATATGTTCCATTGGAATCAATCGTATGTGTTGTACCGCGAACAGGGATTTGATCCTGAAGCTATCCGAAAGACCTTGGATAAAATCCTTTCGCATCATGACGCGCTACGCATGGTCTATCGGAACGAGAATGGGAGAATTGTTCAACAGAATCGTGGATTGGATAGCGAATTATTCCATTTCCTTCAATATGATCTGACCTCGCATTCGGATGCCCAGCAAGCAATCGAAGAAGAGACAAAACGATTGCATGGCAGCATGAATTTACAAGAGGGACAGCTGGTAAAGGCAGCTCTATTCCATACGCTCCAAGGCGATCATTTGTTTTTGGCCATCCATCATTTAGTCATGGATGGAATCTCTTGGCGCATTCTGTTTGAGGATCTAGCAACTGCATACAGTCAGGTACTAGCAGGAAAAGAAATCGTTCTCCCAGAAAAAACGGATTCTTTTAAAAATTGGGCAGTATGGCTGAATGAGTATGCGAACAGTGATGCATTGATGAGAGAAATCCCGTATTGGGAGAATCTCGAATCAGGAGCTAGGAATGCTTCCCTCCCAAAAGATTATGACACGGTGGGCAGCAAACAGAAGAGTATCCGCAACATACAGGTCGGATTGCTAGCAGAAGAAACCGAACAATTGTTGAAGCAGGCAAATTCTGCTTATCAAACAGAAATCAATGATTTGTTACTGGCAGCATTGGGGCTGGCCGTTGCAGAGTGGAGCAGGCTTGACCAAATCGTGATTAATATGGAAGGGCATGGGCGCGAGGATGTGATCGAACACGCTAACGTGACAAGAACAGTCGGATGGTTTACGTCCCAATATCCAGTTTTACTAGATTTGAGTCAAATGAATCACTTACCTGACCATATCAAATGCACGAAAGAAAACCTGAGGAAGATCCCTAATAAAGGCATTGGCTATGAAATTTTAAAATATATGACAGAACCGGAAAAACGACGTTCCTTGTCCTTTTTCTTGCAACCTGAAGTGACGTTTAACTACTTGGGGCAATTTGACTCAGGCCTTAACAACGAATTGTTTACCCGTTCTCCGTATAGTTCAGGTAACACGCTTGGTGCGGATGGAAAGAACAATCTGAGTCCTGATTCCGAGATTTATACCGCCTTGAATATTACAGGAAGAATTGAAGGTGGCGAGCTTCTCATCACGTTTACGTACAGCGAGGAGCAGTTTAGAGAAGAGTCCATTCATCAACTGAGTGAGAACTATCGAAAACATCTCCGGGAGATCATCACTCATTGCTCTCAGAAAAAAGAAGTCGAACGGACTCCTAGTGACTTTAGTCTAAAAGGACTTGAAATGGAAGAAATGGACGACATCTTCGAATTACTTAACAGTACGCTTAAATAA